From the Loxodonta africana isolate mLoxAfr1 unplaced genomic scaffold, mLoxAfr1.hap2 scaffold_193, whole genome shotgun sequence genome, the window ttagtgccatatctaatgacttacagagaatcaaggtagaatgtcaagtgaaagaaggggcaagagcaatgtggatagagtgagaccaagtttccataaaagcaaacatcccagcagatgtacttgtgtacctgtgactgtgtatatgtgtccctgcagagaagtgtagggaaggacacatatgtgtctattaacattggataccttgtgggagtgggagcaaattacatacgagggtgggaccctgacataacttttttgtcatacaaatctgtaatctcgaaaatgtaataaaaaacaatttcagaactttggaagttgataaacatcatagatacatgtatattttaatgtgtttcgttagatattttaaataggtgaaaattttctataatgacagacaaaagattttaatcactggaaggagagcacaccacagacagtaataatcagatccagtgcatttcttcttgttcttggaaccagtgagctcttctggtctctataactggaaatgaccaaaaataattttgggaagtcagtagagttacccctcaaacacgtttgcaagcacatgtctacagctaaatgtagaaggctggacaccatgtgcgattcactaggtaactcatgaggctctggaaaattctctttcctggatgtgctggtaccacctcctccctgccttgacccactgtataacccgcctttgtgcattcgaggcccttttcaggtctgagcctagagcatagaggacatcaaccgggaaagtagcttttaagaagaaagatgttgatcaaaagacttcagaaagcagtacctccccagccagcctctccccagcctgggaatgccaacccctcccaccctgatacctctgagaatctctgattttttgttctggatccttaggagactgcagaatttacctggtctgaacaccttggctcttctctgcctgtgaccctctccctcacaggagctgtctctgtcactctgaggcatacacacaggacagactgtggatggaggtgcccatcctagaggtcctgccctcctttcctctgccctctgaggTCTCAtcgcccagagagatggatacatccctgtcatgtccagggcttccccacacctgggatttgatgttgtgactgagacttggtcttttttgtccactgttgagccTGGGCCTGAATTTCCCTCTTCACATCCATACCTGTGTTCTCGCTCTTCTCCCCAGGTTAAGaaccctctcctctcttttgcttctttcatctcagatggcctttttcttccagttctttgacctcgggacagaaCAGATTTGACCACGGAGGGGGGGGGGGAATTAACgagatttattgacgtgtcaagaactggaatgtacagctttatttaaaggagaagaaaaagttccaaagctctaccccttacccgaggacatactctacaagaaataccctgtaagcactggatcaactcttatccagaaatggttaacacccagggggatttttctacaccacctcccacttacattcccctaatgaggcaacaacaatgcatcctaatcagaaccccaaattcaccctaggagaccagaagacatggctggggtgaattcattttccttcaccgggccctcctctcctcctgccaagccttacctctttctctgcctgtatgctgctgggaagggacccagagtccttggtttagggctttatgcccactgctcacctgcaggcaggtttcctgacaccctgccatctctctgattctttctcctccaaagaactcactgatacccccttcaccatcacacctcaccagggtcccccttagcctcccaagtcccactgaaatcccattcccctttccctacttactctgtgctcatccttaggggtcccaagacctcaccatcaagatgaggcctgtcctgtcctctcctgggccaggggagcctctgaggggacctggtgtctgtgttcagctatctggggcttcttccttagGGCTGGAGGTCTTTGTGCCCTTAGGGTGGAAGGCTggtggtcacaggggaaggaggctaagatcttccaggggagctgggttaaacgaacctgaatggaggtctctcatGAAGGGCCctcgtttccagcccaaaggccctgctcctcctagtcccagggtgctagcaggtctttaggtccttccccctctggccttggtgctgcaccttctgcggcctggcctgcctctgcagcctgtccagctggtgcctcagcctcttcaattcttctctctgcttctccagctgctcctccaggcgcctgcagactgctctcatctccctcacctccctcttcttggaggccatcaggtaacgcctggccagcAGGTGGCAGCGTTGGGGCCTCCCCTGGACTGAGCCTGGCAGcggcctctccagcagctcttgaaagaagacccggcagctgaagctctggctcacaccatgcgccgcgtgcgcaaccagggcctcccgggactggAACAGGCGGccgcaggccacgcagcggaagccgcgctcacgggtcaccagccactccggggtggctgcgcgggggctctccccatgcttctccccttggtcggtggggtccgaagtacaggtctggggcccctcctgccagggctccagggtgctgaccagggactcagtgttggccagactgggggcagagccgatggtgctctcctcagagagctcagcctcaaagacctggggcatcttgcccacgggggcaaaggaggttttggtctgcgaAGCGACCGCCGCCCCCTTGACTGTGCGCAtctgggtgaaatatgcgcacctgacccattgtttctctgaagtagccctgtagctggaggagtgagaggtctgctcggtagaagatgaaggaaaagggcTCTCTGatgcttttggaatcttcctgggcctggaacttgggctttttgcttgggatgttgttgattcttgggcattttcctcttggatagagacctctgagaatagtagatttagttgagctttcagggtccttatcctcacctgtcaccccaaagctttggtcatagggacccctggaggcctctccatcaccatatcctccacctctgcagaccccatggtttctttcttcttccccagagacccaccaccctttgggggcactgctgtggaagacaaagtctccattgtaaagtggcactgtttatggtagttcattttttaagaaattatttttctttaattccacatttattgaattccaatgaatttgttccttcggaacttagaaatgacctcattcccctgaaacttcataataaatgtgtgacgtcattgaaagaagttttctatgagggtgattttcttagtaaatttggggtgtaaacgctcaaaggagagcaatgctcacctcttttcaacctcttttactgaaaggctgttttacggagaagttatacttaaagagaagaatgcgtatatttagttaagactcttacgtgtatacctctttcttgtacccttcttaaccaagctacagtaggggattaaagttgcttttctcggaatagaagcccttgtccttattagaggaactccttcagcgtgaggcagaaagagatatccgtatctgagaacctgatgccagaaacctcagacagacagcacacaaccaccttaactgggtgtgtctgggtgggttgcctatgtcaacctaaaggtctgtgtatgtttgtgaatatgtgggaaagactgtagacttcaggatccagaaagagatagagctaggtcatgtgtgttggatggagggaaagctccaaAGACAAGATCCAGAAACGGAACCTGCCAGCAGTGTGTTAGAGGggtacagagaccaaggagggagcaggaagCAGGGCTCAGCTACcaaagggcagaatggggcagcaacagaaaagacaaaggtggtacactagttggagaaaggatggagaactgggaatgatagcagaaactgaggttagctatagttggaatttgaaaattctttcttgctaggctttgaaaacatcatgctgattgaagaaagttagtcataaaaggacaactactgtatgatcttacttgtatgaaataagcaaatatatagaaaccgaagattattgggggttgccagctgtgacagggaggcgggaagggtctgaaatctttcactgtctcatctcatgctgtcattcttaatctctttatactctcaatactttttctttttaaatttataacatttctattacttaatcaccatataacttgagttttaaattcaaaaaaagagaaatgagtaagagaaggtgccactgtgcaatactttgtgtcagctaggcatcagggaaccagagtgacagaatgcacttcttctttgcggaaagcttgaggagagtcatggcagctacaatgaccatgtcatatagacactccagtaaaagggctggttaactagaactttggaaattgggtgagtgggtagaaaggaatgcattgcagagaaactgaagatatatatgtatgtacatatatgtgaattaaaataactttgtgtagctagtaattggcaatgataattcatcatggatttctgagcagaagatccaggtaatgatacctgacttcaggaaagtttgctttggcattattgtgcacagaacacccaaggaagaaatacagccccTCAACGGGAGCTGATGCACTGCttcagcaaatcttaggatataagtttagaagaaaagcatcatctcccgaaggtcataaaagttgtttgTGAGTatatactagattttcttttatttttttttattgtgctttaagtgaaaagttacaatccacgtcagtttctcatacaaaaacttatgtacacattgttatgtgaccctagttgctctcactgcaatgtgacagcacactccttctctccacctgtgttccctgtgtccattgaaccagctcctgttctcctctccctcctcaccttgactccagataggagctgtccatatagtctcatgtgtctacttaagctaagaatcacactcctcaccagtatcattttatgtcctatagtctaatctttgtctgaagagttggtttcaagaatggttttagttttgacagacagtgtgggggtcatgacctctggggtacctccatctcagtcagaccgttatgtctggtctttttactggaatctgaggtctgcatcccactttcctcctgcttcatcagggattctctgctatgttccctttcagtgcagtcattggtggtagccaggcaccatctggttcttctggtctcaggctgatggagtctctgctttatgtagccctttctgtctcttgggcaccccttggacacagtcccctggagggacagtggcagggctggcagtagcagtcaggatgcagtttcctccgggggagacagcaagtctcacagtctactcacaactccggaaccagagaagagcagtgttgttggcaaaagctaagtacttgcattcgttttactgtgcgctcagcccccaagacagcttcagtagctgtagatctccctgcacctgagataggtgttgctgtgcagcctgagccattctcctggccttggagaaggaataaattaacaattgggggaaaagataatctgccagctccactaagctgggaagctcaggacagaagaagctcctttccaggcacaaatgctccatggactttgaatacctttcacccctgcatggacctgtgtaggcccatttcggtagattaggcccttgttactgcagtggtgtatgtgctgggtatccaacttcaactgtttcaccttctggtggagaggtgtgtttttgatgtttgacactgctctgcctattaaacagggtcctcacctacctacgttgggggcctgaggactggtggctccacccacatcatctagacacccacaacaggggtccaaggataacaggtgcctccca encodes:
- the LOC135229312 gene encoding protein FAM170B-like, encoding MRTVKGAAVASQTKTSFAPVGKMPQVFEAELSEESTIGSAPSLANTESLVSTLEPWQEGPQTCTSDPTDQGEKHGESPRAATPEWLVTRERGFRCVACGRLFQSREALVAHAAHGVSQSFSCRVFFQELLERPLPGSVQGRPQRCHLLARRYLMASKKREVREMRAVCRRLEEQLEKQREELKRLRHQLDRLQRQARPQKVQHQGQRGKDLKTC